One part of the Mycoplasmopsis cynos genome encodes these proteins:
- a CDS encoding S16 family serine protease, producing MKSNDDMNLSVKIAKEVAYEYLKAYNPSEIKHHINKGFCISTNDINSQISGNSAGISLTTAIISKILNIKIPDDTAFTGAISLEGCIKAVGAIDLKLIKCSNSGIKKVFIPKENEKDYLKISSYLNPEMNVILINTYDEIFNDLS from the coding sequence ATGAAAAGTAATGATGATATGAATTTATCTGTAAAGATAGCAAAAGAAGTTGCTTATGAATACTTAAAAGCGTACAATCCTAGCGAAATAAAACATCACATTAATAAGGGTTTTTGTATTTCTACTAATGATATAAACTCTCAAATAAGCGGAAATTCAGCAGGAATAAGTTTAACAACAGCGATTATCTCAAAAATTTTAAATATTAAAATTCCTGATGACACAGCATTTACTGGTGCAATTTCACTTGAAGGATGTATTAAAGCCGTTGGTGCAATTGACCTAAAATTAATCAAATGTTCAAATTCAGGTATTAAGAAAGTATTCATTCCAAAAGAAAATGAGAAGGACTATTTAAAAATATCTAGTTATTTAAATCCTGAAATGAATGTTATTTTAATAAATACCTATGATGAAATTTTTAATGATTTATCTTAA